One genomic segment of Agromyces intestinalis includes these proteins:
- a CDS encoding 2-phospho-L-lactate guanylyltransferase yields MRAKTRLAPEVGPDDRAALARAFAADTVAVALATPGVGRVLVVADDRALAGAAEFVAEPEVRGLEPAIADGIAAAGATAIGSAPPTRVSRQSEWRGGRSSGAHPAEAPPVGVLLGDLPALRTVDLAAALEAAARHPLAFVRDADGTGTTLATARAGVPFAPRFGHDSAARHSAAGFVELGASDASSWPTLRRDVDTASALAEAVALGVGRATAAEVARLAASLPWLGP; encoded by the coding sequence TTGCGCGCGAAGACGCGCCTGGCGCCCGAGGTCGGGCCCGACGACCGGGCCGCGCTCGCGCGCGCGTTCGCCGCCGACACCGTCGCGGTCGCGCTCGCCACCCCCGGCGTCGGGCGCGTGCTCGTGGTCGCCGACGACCGCGCGCTCGCCGGCGCCGCCGAGTTCGTCGCCGAGCCCGAGGTGCGCGGGCTCGAACCCGCGATCGCCGACGGCATCGCCGCGGCGGGCGCGACCGCTATCGGCTCTGCGCCACCCACGCGCGTGTCGCGCCAGTCCGAATGGCGCGGAGGGCGCTCAAGTGGCGCGCACCCCGCGGAGGCCCCGCCGGTCGGCGTGCTGCTCGGCGACCTGCCGGCCCTTCGCACGGTCGACCTCGCGGCGGCGCTCGAGGCCGCGGCGCGGCATCCGCTCGCCTTCGTGCGCGACGCCGACGGCACGGGCACCACCCTCGCGACCGCCCGCGCGGGCGTGCCGTTCGCGCCGCGGTTCGGGCACGACTCGGCGGCGCGGCACTCCGCGGCCGGGTTCGTCGAGCTCGGGGCATCCGATGCGTCCTCATGGCCGACCCTGCGACGCGATGTCGACACCGCGTCAGCCCTGGCCGAGGCCGTCGCCCTCGGAGTCGGTCGGGCGACCGCCGCCGAGGTCGCGCGCCTCGCGGCATCCCTGCCCTGGCTCGGCCCCTGA
- the fgd gene encoding glucose-6-phosphate dehydrogenase (coenzyme-F420) has protein sequence MTLTLGYKASAEQFNPRELVEIAVLAEQHGMESVWTSDHFQPWRHEGGHAPFSLTWMAAVGERTSTVKIGTSVMTPTFRYNPAVLAQAFASLGCLYPGRIIAGFGTGEALNEIATGFRGAGEQDWPEFRERFARLREAVRLMRALWTEDGQVGFEGEYYSTHGASIYDRPDIAVPVYIAAGGPTVAKYAGRAGDGFICTSGKGAELYVDQLIPAAKEGAEAGGRSFEQLDRMIEIKLSYEETLDAALENTRFWSPLSLSKEQKHDITDPVEMERAADALPIEQIAKRWIVGTDPDEVVEQIGQYVDWGFDHLVFHAPGHDQRRFLELFERDLAPRLRARAGQ, from the coding sequence ATGACCCTCACCCTCGGATACAAGGCCAGCGCCGAGCAGTTCAACCCGCGTGAGCTCGTCGAGATCGCGGTGCTCGCCGAGCAGCACGGCATGGAATCGGTGTGGACGAGCGATCACTTCCAGCCGTGGCGGCACGAGGGCGGGCACGCACCGTTCTCGCTGACCTGGATGGCCGCGGTCGGCGAGCGCACGTCGACGGTGAAGATCGGCACGAGCGTCATGACGCCGACGTTCCGCTACAACCCGGCGGTGCTGGCGCAGGCGTTCGCGTCGCTCGGGTGCCTGTACCCGGGCCGCATCATCGCCGGCTTCGGCACCGGTGAGGCGCTGAACGAGATCGCGACCGGGTTCCGCGGTGCGGGCGAGCAGGACTGGCCCGAGTTCCGCGAGCGGTTCGCGCGGCTGCGCGAGGCGGTGCGGCTGATGCGCGCGCTCTGGACCGAGGACGGCCAGGTCGGCTTCGAGGGCGAGTACTACTCGACGCACGGCGCGTCGATCTACGATCGGCCGGATATCGCGGTGCCGGTGTACATCGCGGCCGGCGGGCCGACCGTGGCGAAGTACGCGGGGCGTGCGGGCGACGGGTTCATCTGCACCTCGGGTAAGGGCGCCGAGCTGTACGTCGACCAGCTGATCCCGGCGGCGAAGGAGGGCGCCGAGGCCGGCGGCCGCTCATTCGAGCAGCTCGACCGCATGATCGAGATCAAGTTGTCGTATGAAGAGACCCTCGACGCGGCGCTCGAGAACACCCGGTTCTGGTCACCGCTGTCGCTCTCGAAGGAGCAGAAGCACGACATCACCGATCCGGTCGAGATGGAGCGGGCCGCCGACGCGCTGCCGATCGAGCAGATCGCGAAGCGCTGGATCGTCGGCACCGACCCCGACGAGGTCGTCGAGCAGATCGGCCAGTATGTCGACTGGGGCTTCGACCACCTGGTGTTCCACGCGCCGGGGCACGACCAGCGCCGGTTCCTCGAGCTGTTCGAGCGCGACCTCGCGCCGCGGCTGCGGGCCCGAGCCGGGCAGTAA
- a CDS encoding ABC transporter ATP-binding protein: MTAAELMTDASRGSASEASESPEASALPEASALDLAHLRFARRDRLVLDDVGLELPRGSVGALVGPNGAGKSSMLHVLAGVEHAEAGTALLGGDDLAALRRRERARRIALAEQETRDARTQGLTVADVVALGRIPHQGAWGGDRAEDREVVARSLDAVDASAFAARGYDELSGGERQRVNLARALAQEPELLLLDEPTNHLDVRAQLVTLDLLRRLSADGLTVLAALHDLGLAASYADHVVVLAEGRVVAAGSTDEVLTPSLVRDVWGVDAEVSRHPRTGRPVVHYLGIAEGD; encoded by the coding sequence ATGACGGCTGCAGAGCTCATGACGGATGCCTCGCGCGGCAGTGCGTCCGAGGCATCCGAGTCGCCCGAGGCATCCGCGCTGCCCGAGGCATCCGCCCTCGATCTCGCCCACCTGCGGTTCGCCCGCCGCGACCGGCTCGTGCTCGACGACGTCGGCCTCGAACTGCCGCGCGGATCGGTGGGCGCCCTCGTCGGGCCGAACGGTGCGGGCAAGTCGAGCATGCTGCACGTGCTCGCGGGCGTCGAGCACGCCGAGGCGGGCACCGCGCTGCTCGGAGGCGACGACCTCGCCGCACTGCGACGCCGCGAGCGGGCCCGACGCATCGCCCTCGCCGAGCAGGAGACGCGCGATGCCCGTACCCAGGGGCTCACCGTCGCCGACGTCGTCGCGCTCGGGCGCATCCCGCACCAGGGCGCGTGGGGCGGCGACCGCGCCGAGGACCGCGAGGTCGTCGCGCGCAGCCTCGACGCGGTCGACGCGTCGGCGTTCGCCGCACGCGGGTACGACGAACTGTCGGGCGGTGAACGACAGCGGGTCAACCTCGCCCGCGCGCTCGCGCAGGAGCCCGAGCTGCTGCTGCTCGACGAGCCCACGAACCACCTCGATGTGCGAGCGCAGCTCGTGACCCTCGACCTGCTGCGTCGGCTCTCCGCCGACGGGCTCACGGTGCTCGCGGCCCTGCACGACCTCGGGCTCGCCGCCTCGTACGCCGACCACGTCGTGGTGCTCGCCGAGGGCCGGGTCGTCGCCGCGGGCTCGACCGACGAGGTCCTCACCCCGTCGCTCGTGCGCGACGTATGGGGCGTGGACGCCGAAGTGTCGAGGCATCCGCGAACCGGGCGACCCGTCGTGCACTACCTCGGCATCGCCGAGGGCGACTGA
- a CDS encoding putative F420-0 ABC transporter permease subunit: MSRTTAPDDSGSLVIASEPAERQRATPTRGIGAWWLGGLGVGLLAASIVAAVTIGPAGLAPLDVIRSVAAHLGLGTSDLTHLQDAIVWELRMPRVLTAAAVGAGLAICGAVMQALTRNPLADPYLLGLSAGASVGAVLVLVLGLGLVLPVAAFAGALAALAATLGLARAAGGLTPATTLLAGLAVSAVFGAITSLVIFWSATTDSYREILNWLLGSLAGTDWSSVALAAGALAIVGMPLLFSGRTLDAFTFGDSAAAALGVHVTRTRTLLLVATALLTGALVSVSGAIGFVGLILPHAVRLVVGAGHRALLPLSALAGAVFLVWVDTGARTLFDPRELPVGILTALVGGPVFAALLIRSRRRA, encoded by the coding sequence ATGTCCCGCACCACCGCGCCAGACGACTCGGGGTCGCTCGTGATCGCCTCGGAGCCCGCCGAGCGGCAACGAGCGACCCCGACACGGGGAATCGGGGCGTGGTGGCTCGGCGGGCTCGGCGTCGGGTTGCTCGCGGCGTCGATTGTCGCGGCCGTCACGATCGGGCCGGCCGGCCTCGCGCCGCTCGACGTGATCCGCAGCGTCGCCGCACACCTCGGCCTGGGCACCTCCGACCTCACGCACCTGCAGGACGCGATCGTCTGGGAGCTCCGGATGCCCCGCGTGCTCACCGCTGCCGCCGTCGGCGCCGGGCTCGCGATCTGCGGTGCCGTGATGCAGGCCCTCACCCGCAACCCGCTCGCCGACCCGTACCTGCTCGGCCTGTCGGCGGGCGCATCGGTCGGCGCGGTGCTCGTACTCGTGCTGGGCCTGGGTCTCGTGCTTCCGGTCGCGGCGTTCGCCGGTGCCCTCGCGGCCCTCGCCGCCACGCTCGGACTCGCCCGCGCCGCCGGCGGCCTCACCCCCGCGACCACGCTGCTCGCCGGCCTCGCCGTCTCGGCGGTGTTCGGGGCGATCACGAGCCTCGTCATCTTCTGGAGCGCCACGACCGACAGCTACCGCGAGATCCTGAACTGGCTGCTCGGCTCGCTCGCGGGCACCGACTGGAGCTCGGTCGCCCTCGCCGCGGGCGCGCTCGCGATCGTCGGCATGCCGTTGCTCTTCAGCGGCCGCACGCTCGACGCCTTCACGTTCGGCGACTCGGCCGCGGCAGCGCTCGGCGTGCACGTCACCCGCACGCGAACGCTGCTGCTGGTCGCCACCGCGCTGCTCACCGGCGCGCTCGTCTCGGTGAGCGGTGCGATCGGGTTCGTCGGGCTCATCCTGCCGCACGCGGTGCGGCTCGTCGTCGGTGCTGGCCATCGTGCGCTGCTGCCCCTGTCGGCGCTCGCGGGTGCGGTGTTCCTGGTGTGGGTCGACACCGGCGCGCGCACGCTCTTCGATCCGCGCGAGTTGCCGGTCGGCATCCTCACCGCGCTGGTCGGCGGCCCGGTCTTCGCGGCGCTGCTGATCCGGTCGAGGAGGCGGGCATGA
- a CDS encoding putative F420-0 ABC transporter substrate-binding protein: protein MPSRSVRPLRSFRHCRRSRVVAIAGAPLAAALLLAGCAAPSAIGSGDAAADTGSEASGYPVTVDNCGTEVTFDAAPERVVTIKSSTLELLLALGLGDRVVGTAFSDGPVPDDVVGAAGLAGEASDLVVVSDKVPSQEATLALEPDLVFAGWESNFSAEGAGDRAMLEQLGVHTYVAPAACKAAGYMPDPLTFDEVFREFEEAGAVFGVPDAAEHLVSEQRAALDAITPDDRGLTALWYSSGDETPYVGAGIGAPQMIMQAAGLENVVADVHDTWTSLGWEAIVDANPDVIVLVDAPWNTAEQKIAHLETNPATAAMPAVQHGRYLVVDFPATEAGVRNVSAVQSLVGQLGALEVGSLG from the coding sequence ATGCCATCGCGATCCGTCCGTCCCCTCCGCTCGTTCCGCCACTGCCGGCGCTCTCGCGTCGTCGCGATCGCGGGTGCGCCGCTCGCCGCCGCCCTACTGCTCGCCGGCTGCGCCGCACCGAGCGCCATCGGCAGTGGTGACGCCGCCGCCGACACCGGCTCCGAGGCATCCGGCTACCCCGTCACTGTCGACAACTGCGGCACCGAGGTGACCTTCGACGCCGCACCCGAGCGGGTCGTCACGATCAAGTCGTCGACCCTCGAGCTGCTGCTCGCGCTCGGACTCGGCGACCGCGTGGTCGGCACCGCCTTCAGCGACGGGCCGGTGCCCGACGACGTGGTCGGCGCGGCCGGGCTCGCCGGCGAGGCATCCGATCTGGTCGTCGTCAGCGACAAGGTGCCCTCGCAGGAGGCGACGCTCGCGCTCGAGCCCGACCTGGTGTTCGCCGGCTGGGAGTCGAACTTCTCGGCCGAGGGCGCGGGCGACCGGGCGATGCTCGAGCAGCTGGGCGTGCACACCTATGTCGCGCCCGCCGCATGCAAGGCGGCCGGGTACATGCCCGATCCGCTGACCTTCGACGAGGTCTTCCGCGAGTTCGAGGAGGCCGGAGCGGTCTTCGGCGTGCCGGATGCCGCGGAGCACCTCGTGAGCGAGCAGCGCGCCGCGCTCGACGCGATCACGCCCGACGACCGCGGACTCACCGCGCTCTGGTACAGCTCGGGCGACGAGACGCCCTACGTCGGCGCCGGCATCGGCGCACCGCAGATGATCATGCAGGCCGCGGGCCTCGAGAACGTCGTCGCCGACGTGCACGACACCTGGACGTCGCTCGGATGGGAGGCGATCGTCGACGCGAACCCCGACGTGATCGTGCTCGTGGACGCCCCGTGGAACACCGCCGAGCAGAAGATCGCGCACCTCGAGACCAACCCGGCGACCGCCGCGATGCCGGCGGTGCAGCACGGGCGGTACCTCGTGGTCGACTTCCCGGCAACCGAGGCCGGCGTGCGCAACGTGTCGGCGGTGCAGTCGCTCGTCGGCCAGCTCGGTGCGCTCGAGGTCGGGAGCCTCGGCTGA
- the cofD gene encoding 2-phospho-L-lactate transferase, with protein MRITVLAGGVGGARFVRGLREEVARRGGDSDEITVVVNTGDDLWLAGVRLMPDFDSILYALAGVNDTERGWGRAGETERVAAELREWGVGWPWFTLGDLDLGTHLARTSWLREGLTPSQVGERLQRRWPLGVRLIPATDTEVDTHVLVDVSGLHDDPPSGAPTRAELHFQEWWTRYRASLPALAFRQRNIDDARPAPGVAEAIADADLVLVAPSNPVVSIGTILAIPGIRDALATTAAPVVGVSPIIGGRVVRGMADACLHAIGVETDAGAVARHYGARSAGGLLDGWLVDETDAPSADALTAEGIASRAVPLWMRDLDTSATLAGAAIDLADGLRRTP; from the coding sequence ATGCGGATCACGGTGCTGGCAGGCGGTGTCGGCGGTGCACGGTTCGTGCGCGGCCTGCGTGAGGAGGTCGCTCGGCGCGGCGGCGACTCCGATGAGATCACGGTCGTCGTGAACACCGGCGACGACCTGTGGCTCGCCGGCGTGCGCCTGATGCCCGACTTCGACTCGATCCTGTACGCGCTCGCAGGCGTGAATGACACCGAGCGCGGCTGGGGTCGGGCCGGCGAGACCGAGCGGGTCGCGGCCGAACTCCGCGAATGGGGCGTGGGCTGGCCGTGGTTCACCCTCGGCGACCTCGACCTCGGCACGCACCTCGCGCGCACCTCGTGGCTCCGCGAGGGACTCACTCCGTCGCAGGTCGGCGAACGCCTGCAGCGACGTTGGCCGCTCGGCGTGCGGCTCATCCCCGCGACCGATACCGAGGTCGATACGCACGTGCTCGTCGACGTCTCGGGTCTCCACGACGACCCGCCCAGCGGTGCCCCGACGCGGGCCGAGCTGCACTTCCAAGAGTGGTGGACCCGCTACCGCGCGTCGCTGCCCGCCCTCGCATTCCGGCAGCGGAATATCGACGATGCCCGCCCTGCCCCCGGGGTCGCCGAGGCCATCGCCGACGCCGACCTCGTGCTCGTGGCCCCCTCGAATCCGGTCGTGTCGATCGGCACGATCCTCGCCATCCCGGGCATCCGCGACGCGCTCGCGACGACGGCTGCCCCGGTGGTCGGCGTCTCCCCGATCATCGGCGGACGCGTCGTGCGCGGCATGGCCGACGCCTGCCTGCACGCGATCGGCGTCGAAACCGACGCCGGCGCGGTCGCCCGGCACTACGGCGCGCGGTCGGCCGGCGGCCTGCTCGACGGCTGGCTCGTCGACGAGACGGATGCCCCGAGCGCCGACGCGCTGACCGCCGAGGGCATCGCTTCGCGCGCCGTTCCTCTCTGGATGCGCGATCTCGACACGTCGGCGACGCTCGCGGGCGCGGCGATCGACCTTGCCGACGGGCTGCGCCGCACACCCTGA
- a CDS encoding HYR domain-containing protein codes for MGVASIAGIGAAALLAMTLSAPAFAAPPSFVEPPTRLYMAPAGSLPVSLPDGFPTVIPEGELAFDGETDLISQDVRSIIVESAEQGCAMAAPDWNMGGCTAVQLSVSHGRLSFDPAPTQEDDGDSDFDVLQLQGGALERDKHELSELDDAAAVAIIGTTQQVNDALKTLVYTPETDEDDDGTADDPYYYNGSNPETLQVLLAPGDPTLGTASHQVQIRVQKINGFPEVTVPDQVFQVPSGGTGFLGDAGSDVGEPDEEDWNVVDEDNDEQDDNDTLDGPGDEWLLIAWADCGMFSMPASPFSIYDDLEQLMEDTLDLAVSPDPSDPEFAEYEANKALLIEAAMNALPDEVKNLPFATGNPSDPHSAFAGVVSGLNAIDDLNYVLDQVEFDATGLADVTCTVRFLVSDLGNNGLPLQYLGDPPYGIQVPFFGFDFDTNDFPTVEKVVVEVGEGTEIQVAMPTDVSIPEGGADVVPITVTPTTHPAFDVIVSTSAVPPTSATDFSPITAQTFTIPENAASIDIPVDALDDDEVDPDETYLVSIDGFPADPPFPPGFDVSITDGTATVTIIDTDVPVDTEAPTVTINQGAGQVDPTSVSPIVFDVQFSEPVTGFTNADVVLSGSANATTATVIAVDGDTYTVEVSGMNADGLVVAEIPAGAAQDAAANLSEASTTFDNEVTFEFDEGDVTAPTVTINQGAGQVDPTSVSPIVFDVQFSEPVTGFTNADVVLSGSANATTATVIAVDGDTYTVEVSGMNADGLVVAEIPAGAAQDAAANLSEASTTFDNEVTFEFDEGDVTAPTVTINQGAGQVDPTSVSPIVFDVQFSEPVTGFTNADVVLSGSANATTATVIAVDGDTYTVEVSGMNADGLVVAEIPAGAAQDAAANLSEASTTFDNEVTFEFDEGDVTAPTVTINQGAGQVDPTSVLPIVFDIVVSEAVAGFAASDVLLDWTGPGVPSATLVPGATETLYTLEVDGLLGDGTLTASIPADVFTDAANLPNAASISTDNSVTYLLPAASDPLTITAPDDIVVTADPGESGANVDFPAPTVSGGVPPITTECDADSGDFFPIGVTTVTCTATDSAPPDQIVLFAVVSDSFTITVNESTEPGEPGEPGEPGGPGEDPGGSGGSGGGSGGAGTGSTGRIASTGAEADAALLAALALLLGGAAALRLGSRRREASAHR; via the coding sequence GTGGGCGTCGCATCCATCGCTGGAATCGGAGCGGCCGCGCTGCTCGCGATGACGCTTTCGGCACCCGCGTTCGCGGCGCCGCCGTCGTTCGTCGAGCCGCCGACGCGCCTCTACATGGCTCCCGCCGGCTCGCTGCCGGTGTCGCTGCCCGACGGATTCCCGACCGTCATCCCCGAGGGCGAGCTCGCGTTCGATGGCGAGACCGACCTGATCTCTCAGGACGTGCGCTCGATCATCGTCGAGTCGGCCGAGCAGGGCTGTGCGATGGCCGCCCCCGACTGGAATATGGGCGGATGCACCGCGGTGCAGTTGAGCGTCTCGCACGGCAGGCTCAGCTTCGACCCGGCACCGACCCAGGAGGACGACGGTGACAGCGACTTCGACGTGCTGCAACTGCAGGGCGGTGCGCTCGAGCGCGACAAGCACGAGCTGTCGGAGCTCGACGACGCCGCGGCGGTCGCGATCATCGGCACGACCCAGCAGGTCAACGACGCCTTGAAGACCCTCGTGTACACGCCCGAGACCGATGAGGACGACGACGGTACCGCCGACGATCCCTACTACTACAACGGCTCGAATCCCGAGACGCTGCAGGTGCTTCTCGCGCCCGGGGACCCGACTCTCGGCACCGCGAGCCACCAGGTGCAGATCCGCGTGCAGAAGATCAACGGGTTCCCCGAGGTCACGGTGCCCGACCAGGTGTTCCAGGTGCCGTCGGGCGGCACGGGGTTCCTCGGTGACGCGGGGTCCGACGTCGGCGAGCCCGATGAGGAGGACTGGAACGTCGTCGATGAGGACAACGACGAGCAGGACGACAACGACACCCTCGACGGGCCGGGCGACGAGTGGTTGCTCATCGCGTGGGCCGACTGCGGCATGTTCTCCATGCCCGCCTCGCCGTTCTCGATCTACGACGACCTCGAGCAGCTCATGGAGGACACGCTCGACCTCGCGGTTTCGCCCGACCCGAGCGACCCCGAGTTCGCCGAGTACGAGGCGAACAAGGCGTTGCTGATCGAGGCCGCGATGAACGCGCTGCCCGACGAGGTCAAGAACCTGCCGTTCGCGACCGGCAACCCGAGCGATCCGCACAGCGCGTTCGCCGGCGTCGTGAGCGGGCTGAACGCGATCGACGACCTCAACTACGTCCTCGATCAGGTCGAATTCGACGCGACGGGTCTGGCCGACGTGACGTGCACCGTGCGGTTCCTGGTCAGCGACCTCGGTAACAACGGGCTGCCGTTGCAGTACCTCGGCGATCCGCCGTACGGCATCCAGGTGCCGTTCTTCGGATTCGACTTCGACACGAACGACTTCCCGACCGTCGAGAAGGTCGTCGTCGAGGTGGGCGAGGGCACCGAGATCCAGGTCGCGATGCCGACGGATGTCTCGATCCCCGAGGGCGGCGCCGACGTGGTGCCGATCACGGTGACGCCGACGACCCACCCCGCGTTCGACGTCATCGTCTCGACCTCGGCGGTGCCGCCGACGAGCGCGACCGACTTCTCGCCGATCACCGCCCAGACGTTCACCATCCCCGAGAACGCGGCGTCGATCGACATCCCGGTCGACGCCCTCGACGACGACGAGGTCGACCCTGATGAGACCTACCTCGTCTCGATCGACGGCTTCCCGGCCGACCCGCCGTTCCCGCCGGGCTTCGACGTCTCGATCACCGACGGCACGGCGACGGTCACGATCATCGACACCGATGTGCCGGTCGACACCGAGGCGCCGACGGTGACGATCAATCAGGGTGCCGGGCAGGTGGATCCGACGTCGGTGTCGCCGATCGTGTTCGATGTGCAGTTCAGTGAGCCGGTGACGGGGTTCACGAACGCGGATGTGGTGTTGAGCGGTTCGGCGAATGCGACGACGGCGACGGTGATCGCGGTCGATGGTGATACGTACACGGTCGAGGTGTCGGGGATGAACGCGGACGGTCTGGTGGTCGCGGAGATTCCGGCGGGCGCTGCGCAGGATGCCGCGGCGAATCTGAGCGAGGCGTCGACGACGTTCGATAACGAGGTGACGTTCGAGTTCGACGAGGGTGATGTGACGGCGCCGACGGTGACGATCAATCAGGGTGCCGGGCAGGTGGATCCGACGTCGGTGTCGCCGATCGTGTTCGATGTGCAGTTCAGTGAGCCGGTGACGGGGTTCACGAACGCGGATGTGGTGTTGAGCGGTTCGGCGAATGCGACGACGGCGACGGTGATCGCGGTCGATGGTGATACGTACACGGTCGAGGTGTCGGGGATGAACGCGGACGGTCTGGTGGTCGCGGAGATTCCGGCGGGCGCTGCGCAGGATGCCGCGGCGAATCTGAGCGAGGCGTCGACGACGTTCGATAACGAGGTGACGTTCGAGTTCGACGAGGGTGATGTGACGGCGCCGACGGTGACGATCAATCAGGGTGCCGGGCAGGTGGATCCGACGTCGGTGTCGCCGATCGTGTTCGATGTGCAGTTCAGTGAGCCGGTGACGGGGTTCACGAACGCGGATGTGGTGTTGAGCGGTTCGGCGAATGCGACGACGGCGACGGTGATCGCGGTCGATGGTGATACGTACACGGTCGAGGTGTCGGGGATGAACGCGGACGGTCTGGTGGTCGCGGAGATTCCGGCGGGCGCTGCGCAGGATGCCGCGGCGAATCTGAGCGAGGCGTCGACGACGTTCGATAACGAGGTGACGTTCGAGTTCGACGAGGGTGATGTGACGGCGCCGACGGTGACGATCAATCAGGGTGCCGGGCAGGTGGATCCGACGAGCGTGTTGCCGATCGTGTTCGACATCGTTGTCTCCGAGGCGGTCGCCGGGTTCGCCGCGAGCGACGTGCTGCTGGATTGGACCGGCCCGGGCGTTCCGAGTGCGACGCTCGTGCCGGGCGCAACCGAGACGCTGTACACCCTCGAGGTCGACGGGTTGCTCGGCGACGGAACGCTCACCGCGAGTATTCCCGCCGACGTGTTCACCGATGCCGCGAACCTGCCCAACGCGGCATCCATCTCGACCGACAACTCGGTGACCTACCTACTCCCCGCGGCGAGCGACCCGCTCACCATCACGGCTCCCGACGACATCGTCGTCACGGCCGACCCGGGAGAGAGCGGCGCGAACGTCGACTTCCCGGCACCGACGGTGAGCGGCGGCGTCCCGCCGATCACGACGGAGTGCGATGCCGACTCGGGCGACTTCTTCCCGATCGGGGTCACGACGGTGACCTGCACGGCGACCGACTCGGCGCCGCCCGACCAGATCGTGCTGTTCGCCGTCGTCAGCGACTCCTTCACCATCACGGTGAACGAGTCGACCGAACCGGGCGAACCGGGCGAACCGGGCGAACCGGGCGGCCCCGGTGAGGATCCGGGTGGCAGCGGCGGCTCGGGCGGCGGTTCGGGCGGTGCCGGGACGGGGTCGACCGGTCGGATCGCCTCGACCGGCGCCGAGGCCGACGCTGCCCTGCTCGCTGCCCTCGCGCTGCTGCTCGGCGGCGCGGCGGCACTGCGACTCGGATCACGCCGCCGCGAGGCATCCGCTCATCGTTGA